A window of the Streptomyces albireticuli genome harbors these coding sequences:
- a CDS encoding RDD family protein translates to MPKSRRVIAWFIDFALVVAAAALLAVFTFQRISGLLTDVPELAAGGSWQFLTSQGDVTVAAQGLGESLWRKAVGYVQQAFVLLAVVTFLYQWACLSFAGRTLGKALTGLRVTPRTPRRAALRAAVTTSADVALYAVACCLLVEGLFFLSVVCWAAAVALFLLNALPVVTPSRRSLADRVAGTSVAGVTLPRLARPSW, encoded by the coding sequence GTGCCGAAGTCGCGGCGTGTCATAGCCTGGTTCATCGATTTCGCTCTGGTGGTCGCGGCAGCGGCGCTGCTCGCGGTGTTCACCTTCCAGCGGATCTCCGGTCTCCTCACCGACGTGCCCGAGCTGGCCGCCGGGGGCAGCTGGCAGTTCCTGACGTCCCAGGGTGACGTGACCGTAGCCGCGCAGGGGCTCGGGGAGTCGCTGTGGAGAAAGGCCGTGGGCTATGTCCAGCAGGCTTTTGTGCTGCTGGCGGTCGTCACGTTCCTGTACCAGTGGGCCTGTCTCTCCTTCGCCGGACGGACTCTCGGGAAGGCGCTGACGGGGCTGCGCGTCACGCCCCGTACCCCGCGCCGCGCGGCACTGCGGGCCGCTGTCACCACGTCAGCCGACGTGGCCCTGTACGCCGTGGCCTGCTGCCTGCTCGTGGAGGGGCTGTTCTTCCTGTCCGTCGTGTGCTGGGCCGCGGCCGTGGCCCTCTTCCTGCTCAACGCCCTTCCGGTGGTCACCCCCTCTCGCCGCTCCCTGGCCGACCGTGTGGCCGGCACGTCCGTCGCGGGAGTGACCCTGCCCCGGCTGGCGCGCCCCAGCTGGTGA
- a CDS encoding YkvA family protein, translating into MSIGSWALICGATLLLVAAAAAAVLVAVRLVRARRLLRQVGVPETNKLVFWGALLYLVSPVDLIPDPVYLDDIGVLLLALRSLRGAARRAAVTSGSTPPR; encoded by the coding sequence ATGAGCATCGGATCCTGGGCCCTGATCTGCGGCGCGACCCTTTTGCTGGTGGCGGCCGCCGCGGCCGCCGTACTCGTGGCGGTCCGGCTCGTCCGGGCCCGGCGGCTGCTGCGCCAGGTGGGCGTGCCCGAGACGAACAAGCTGGTCTTCTGGGGAGCCCTGCTCTACCTCGTCTCCCCGGTCGACCTCATCCCCGACCCTGTCTACCTGGACGACATCGGCGTCCTGCTCCTGGCCCTGCGCTCACTCCGGGGCGCCGCCCGTCGTGCCGCGGTGACGAGCGGGTCCACGCCACCGCGGTGA
- a CDS encoding serine hydrolase domain-containing protein — MRQGLETLVHSDGAPGALASVRDGAGRVRSYTEGEGDRDTHAKVPRDGQVRIGSVSKTFTAVVVLQLVGEGKIGLDDKVEKHLPGLVRGKGIDGHQITVRQLLQHTSGLPDYEEDVTSDILERRYVSPRTALDIALRHEAAFTPGAKGKWRYSSTNYLLAGLIVEKVTGRPFAEEVTRRVIQRVGLRHTYFPAPGETTIRERHPQGYRQDQPGAVRDVTEIDPSASWAAGAMVSTNSDLNAFFSALLGGRLLDKPQLDAMRTTVRMRENDPDHNAGLGIITMPLPCNDDQGRKRVAWAHSGTIPGYGTWTAATDDGRAASVTMTLEITTNEAVEHLQKTVASALCR, encoded by the coding sequence GTGCGACAGGGACTGGAGACACTGGTGCACTCCGACGGCGCGCCAGGCGCGCTGGCGAGCGTGCGGGATGGTGCCGGGCGCGTCCGCTCCTATACCGAGGGGGAAGGGGACCGTGACACGCACGCGAAGGTGCCCCGGGACGGCCAGGTGCGGATCGGTAGCGTGAGCAAGACGTTCACTGCGGTGGTCGTGCTGCAACTGGTCGGCGAAGGCAAGATCGGCCTGGACGACAAGGTGGAAAAGCACCTGCCGGGGCTCGTGCGCGGGAAGGGGATCGACGGACACCAGATCACGGTGCGTCAGCTCCTTCAGCACACCAGCGGACTTCCCGACTACGAAGAGGACGTCACCAGCGACATCCTGGAACGCCGCTACGTCTCACCCCGCACCGCCCTGGACATCGCCCTCCGGCACGAAGCCGCCTTCACACCGGGAGCGAAGGGGAAGTGGAGATACAGCAGCACGAACTACCTGCTGGCCGGGCTGATCGTGGAGAAGGTCACCGGACGGCCCTTCGCCGAGGAGGTCACCAGGCGCGTCATCCAGCGCGTCGGGCTGCGCCATACGTATTTCCCCGCCCCCGGTGAGACGACCATCCGGGAGCGCCACCCCCAGGGCTACCGCCAGGACCAGCCCGGCGCTGTACGCGATGTCACCGAGATCGACCCCTCCGCGTCCTGGGCGGCAGGCGCGATGGTCTCCACCAACTCCGACCTGAACGCCTTCTTTTCCGCGCTGCTGGGCGGCCGTCTCCTCGACAAGCCCCAGCTCGACGCGATGCGCACCACCGTGCGGATGAGGGAGAACGACCCGGACCACAACGCCGGGCTGGGAATCATCACGATGCCGCTGCCGTGCAACGACGACCAAGGCCGCAAGCGCGTCGCCTGGGCCCACAGCGGCACCATCCCCGGCTACGGGACTTGGACCGCGGCCACCGACGACGGCCGCGCCGCGAGCGTCACGATGACCCTGGAGATCACGACCAACGAAGCCGTGGAACACCTCCAGAAGACCGTGGCATCGGCCCTGTGCCGCTGA
- a CDS encoding helix-turn-helix domain-containing protein, with translation MKPLPDHRLGRLAGALRQARLRKGMSREQAAALIHVSVSTIQRAEAGRTRPTWPVTHALTDALGADLTEAEILWKRAGGPPRGTTPTQAPRLSLVRNAADLAAVLVRAYEEDGRPSLRTMEKRAQRTASQFGRMGRMTAWRVIHRTYLPRSAGQLQAFLTACKIPPHDFWQWTLAFARVQAHEESVKRNRPRSGTSTPTPERLRLTAEAAKADMRRAGLIPLDPYPGAQNPWAAECAKCGSLSRFRFSAVRKGRGCRVCATGQEAA, from the coding sequence ATGAAACCCCTGCCCGACCACCGGCTCGGCCGACTGGCCGGCGCGCTGCGCCAAGCACGGCTGCGCAAAGGGATGAGCCGCGAACAGGCCGCAGCGCTCATCCACGTGTCCGTCTCCACCATCCAGCGCGCCGAGGCGGGCCGGACCCGCCCCACCTGGCCGGTGACCCACGCCCTCACCGACGCCCTGGGGGCGGACCTCACCGAGGCGGAGATCCTGTGGAAGAGGGCAGGCGGCCCCCCACGCGGCACCACGCCCACGCAGGCACCGAGGCTGAGCCTCGTACGGAACGCGGCGGACCTGGCGGCCGTCCTGGTACGCGCCTACGAGGAGGACGGGCGGCCCTCGCTGCGGACGATGGAGAAGCGGGCACAGCGAACCGCCTCCCAGTTCGGCCGCATGGGCCGGATGACGGCCTGGCGCGTCATCCACCGCACCTACCTGCCGCGGTCGGCCGGGCAGTTGCAGGCGTTCCTCACCGCCTGCAAGATCCCACCGCACGACTTCTGGCAATGGACACTCGCCTTCGCACGGGTCCAGGCCCACGAGGAGTCGGTGAAGAGGAACAGACCCCGCTCCGGCACCTCCACCCCGACCCCGGAGCGCCTCCGGCTCACCGCGGAAGCGGCCAAGGCGGACATGCGGCGCGCCGGCCTCATCCCCCTGGACCCCTACCCCGGAGCGCAGAACCCCTGGGCCGCCGAGTGCGCGAAGTGCGGCTCGCTCAGCCGCTTCCGCTTCAGCGCGGTACGCAAAGGCCGTGGCTGCCGCGTCTGCGCGACAGGACAGGAGGCCGCCTAG